The Corvus hawaiiensis isolate bCorHaw1 chromosome 29, bCorHaw1.pri.cur, whole genome shotgun sequence region TGCCGGAGCATCGTCTTTCCTCGCCGTATCCCTTCCCGAGCATCCTTCCTCGCCGGAGCATCCCCCTCGCCGGCGccgggaaggagctggagctggagctggagcgaGGCGACGGCTGAGCCAGGTAAGGGGGAACAAAACGTGTTTATACCCCGCATCTCTCCTCCCCGCGGCGTTAATCGGCATCCTCGGAGCCGCTGATGGATTCGGGGTTCGGCTTCCCCTTCCCACTTGCTGTGGCCATTTTGTCCTGGAAAACCTTCTCTGGAGCCAAAGGCTCTGCCTTTGGATGTGCGTTTTTGGGGGCTCCTGTCATCCCCCCGCGCCGTCCTGTGGCCGCAGAGCAGCCGGAGGGGATCGGGAATTCGCcgcagggatgggaggggggaaCCGGGGGCTTTTGGGGAAGAGGTAGCAGAGGGGTGTTGGGGGGTGACCTTGGGTACGAGCGATTTCCCACTCTTCCCCCTTGTCGCCATGTTCCTGGCATTCCGCAGGGAGgctgggggctgcggggggggAGCAGGCAGACCCCCAGCGTGGGACCCCCGGGGGTTTTGAGGTGCGTGGTTGCATAGATCCCTGGCTCTGCTTGGATGCGTGGCAGGAGGAGACGGATCCATACCCGATAACCTTGTCCAGGGCTGTCCAACGCCACGACGGggctgcagggccagcagcatgtTCAGCCCCCCGATGGGCATTTTTGGGGACCCCCCTGGCTCCCGCATTTCAGGGACTGTGGTCTGTGGGATTTCTGGATTTCTTGTGGGATCAAACCCCTGATCTCATCCAGTGCTGGCTCCTGGCATCAGCTCGGCCGCTCAAGGCTCCCTGGTTTGTACGGCCGCTCTCTGTCATGGAGCCAGCAGTGACCTTGCTCCCCAGcccatcctcttcctcaccGTGCACccagcctctctccctgctcccccatTCATTCTCCTGGCCCCGAATACCTCCTGGTCTGTGGCATGCCGGCCCCACATTGGGAGGTTCTGAAGGGAGCTGCAAGCCTGGCTGGAGCAAAATGACCTTGGTCATGGATCGGCCCCTTCCAGGGGCCTCACAGGCCCATGGGACCCCCAGGGAGGGAACTGGGGTCTGCCCCCAGCCGGAGGGGAGGATATGGGGGGAATTTGCCATTTTATCCTGTGAAATCACCTGCCTGGCTCCACTCAGGAATGGGGGCCCATGCCGTGCCGCAGCCCCCCTCCTTCCAGGGTTTCCAAAGGGCTAAATTTAGCCTCCTCGCGTGCCCTGTCCCCTTGCTTGGGCAGGGGGGGATACATCGCCggctgtgtccctctgcccGCAGCTCCTTCCCGCCTCGCCGGTGATAAAAATAGCGCTGGGGGGGTCACGACGGCCCCTGCGGGTGGAGCAGCAGCATCGGGCTGGGGGCTGCGGGTCCATCCCTGTCACgagctgagctgggctctgtgcagtgggtgcagggatgctgggctggggaagagGGAGCGGGATGCTTTGatgtgaggggacagggagatgCCACCCCCAGGTGTCTGGAtgcctctctccttccccagggctGAACCCCAGGGCAGTTGTGGCATCCTCAGCCCCCGTCGGCCGGGTCAGCATCTGCTGGTGCTGGCATCTCTCACAGTAAATCCTGCCTGGGAGCTTCCGCAGTGAGCGTGGCCTGGCACACATGGGTCACTGTCACTCAAGGGACCCCCCTGAGGGATCCCCTGAGGGACCAAACCTTGAGCCACCCACCCGGggcactggcagtgctgggagggtttggggacCTCCATGCCCTTGGGCACTGATCCCCTCATCGTCCCTATGGTGCCCAAGGAAATGGGGGGCTTCAGTCCAGACCTGCTGATGGCCTTGTTTTTTGGGGTGACTCGCAGTCCTGGCGGGATGGACTGGGGACACTCGGGGGCAGCCATGCCCCTGGTgtgcccccagctccctctgtcCTTTGGGATGAATGCAGAAGGGATGGATccaggggggctgggggggccccAGTGAACTGTGGGAGCTGCGGTCCTCCAAGTGAGGGGAAGGGGCCTGGCATGGAGCCAGTgtctctcagcctgtccccagcccgCACTGTGCCCCGTGGTGACCCGCCTGCCACTTCACCGGGGGGGTCTCCAAATCCTCCTGTTTCCATCTGAGACAAAGTGCAAGGTGGGATGCAGGGCCACTCCCATCGAAACTCAGCCCTGGTTGTCTCTGGGCTTCCCAGGTCCAGGCCGGCATCCAGGGTCCTCCCACATCCCCTCCCACGGATGGGTAGCGCCGTCACCCCTCTCCCCGCACCCCGGGCCTGAGGGCGCAGCCTCCGACGCAGAGACCTCCCCCCCTCAGCCCCGGAgccccgtcccgtcccgccgGCACCATGGACGAGTCGTTCCGGGACCGGACCGCGTTCATCCGCGGCGCCAAGGACATTGCCAAGGAGGTGAAGAAGCACGCGGCCAAGAAGGTGAGCCGGGGCATGGACCGAGTGCAGGACGAGTACACCCGGCGCTCCTACTCCCGCttcgaggaggaggaggacgacgaaGACTACGCGCCCCAGGATGGCTACTACCGGGGGGGCGAGGGGGCCAACGAGGAGGAGGGGGTGTCCAGCGACGCCACTGAGGGCCACGACGAGGAGGATGAGATCTACGAGGGCGAGTACCAAGGGATCCCCCGGCAGGAGTCGCTGAAGGGGGGGGAGCGCCTGGGGGCCGCGGCGGCCGCCGGCGCCTTTGACGACAGCGAGGGGCAGCggaggaaggacagggaggagCTGGCGCAGCAGTACGAGCTCATCCTGCAGGAATGTGGCCACGGCCGCTTCCAGTGGACCCTCTACTTTGTCCTGGGCCTGGCCCTCATGGCTGACGGCGTCGAGGTCTTTGTGGTGGGCTTTGTCCTGCCCAGCGCCGAGAAGGACATGTGCCTCTCCGACTCCAACAAGGGCATGCTGGGTGAGGAGAGGGGCACGGGGTGCAGGTAGGGGGATATGGGAGTCATAGACAGGGGAGAGTCACGGGATAGGGGACAGTCATGGGGACAGGAGGATCAGGGCGACACggagggggcactgggagaTGTGGAGAGATGTGGGGGGGCGTCCCATGAGGGATATGGGGATGCAGAGAGACATGTGGGATGTAGGGAGGCACAGGGACATGCTGAGGGGCCAGAGAAGAACAGGAGGGTGGGGGCACAGGGAGTTGGGGATGGAGAACGACGTGGGGGCTCAGGGAGATGTGGGGGGTTACAGGGTCTATGGAAGAACACAGGAAGAATTGGGGGGCGATGAGGCCATGAGGTATGGGGTCCAGGAAGGGATGTGGGGACAAGGAGGGATGCAGGAccccctgggcacagggatcCCACCGTCCTCCTCCCAGTCCCACACTGCTTCCCAAGTGAGCAATGGCaaggggcagctgcagggagcgAGCTCAGAAACTTGGGCTGATTAGTGGATGCTGAGACTGGGtttggggggctgtgggtggcTTTGTTTGATGGCTTTCCCCCCTTCTCTGTGATGCCCACTGGAGCTTGacacccccccaaatcccagggggTACCAGTGCCCCCCATCCTTGAGATCTGGCAAACTTGGGACAGGGGGAAGGGCTGGGTGTGGGGGTCCTGGGGGCCCCCCATGTCCCACAgtccctgagcagagcagggggacAACCCCCACCACCCATTCACATGGGATTCTGTCCCCTTCCTTCAAGGGGACCCAGCGTCTTGAGGAGAGGGTCCCTGCCTACACCCCACCCCCAGTGCCAACGATGCCCTCCCTCCGCCAGGTGACTCGGGGTGCAGGTCCTTGGGTCCCCCGGGACTGACCTCGCTGtgtgtccccctccccaggacTCATCGTGTACCTGGGCATGATGGTGGGCGCGTTCGTGTGGGGCGGGCTGGCCGACCGGCTGGGCCGAAGGCAGTGCCTCCTCATCTCCCTCTCCGTCAACAGCGTCTTcgccttcttctcctccttcgtCCAGGGCTACGGCACCTTCCTCTTCTGCCGCCTGCTCTCGGGCGTGGGGTAAGGGGGGCCCAGCCACGGAGGGAcccccagagcaggggctgaTCTCCCCCTGTGTGTGGTGGGGCGTGGGGCGGGGGGTGATGCCGCTCCCTCCCCTCCGTCCCCAGCATCGGCGGCTCCATCCCCATCGTCTTCTCCTACTTCTCGGAGTTCCTGGCACAGGAGAAGCGCGGGGAGCACCTGAGCTGGCTCTGCATGTTCTGGATGATCGGGGGCATCTACGCTTCCGCTATGGCCTGGGCCATCATCCCCCACTACGGTAGGAGCCCTGGGCCGGCGGCGCACAGGGGGTGTGCCGGGGCTCGGCCCCACCaccatgtcctgtccctgtccaggCTGGAGCTTCCAGATGGGCTCCGCATACCAATTCCACAGCTGGAGGGTCTTTGTCCTCGTCTGCGCCTTCCCCTCGGTCTTTGCCATTGGGGCGCTCACCACAATGCCTGAGAGCCCACGCTTCTACCTTGAGGTGGGGGTCTGGGAGGGCATGGCTGTGTCCTGAGGGGAATCTGGAGTGCATCAGGGACCTGGAGTGGAGGGTGGCGTGACCCAGGAAGGGACACCCAGGTGGGGGACGGAGATGGGGCAACCCAGACAGGGATCCCCAGGGGGGGTGGTGGGGCCTGGACAGGAAGCCCCAGATGGTGTTGGAGAGGGTGGAACTGGGCAGGAACCCCCAAGTGGGTGATGGGACCCATCCAGGGACCCCAGAGTGAGGAGAGACCCTGAGGAGGTGATGAAGATTGTGGAGGGATCCCCAGGTGGGTGGCAGGACCCAGGTGGGGGGTGGAACCCAGGCAGGGACCGCTGATGGGGTGGTCGGGGTCCAGGTCTGGGGTGTCCCAGGGTGACCTGTCCCTGCCCTTAACAGAATGGGAAGCACGACGAGGCCTGGATGGTGCTGAAGCAGGTCCATGACACCAACATGAGGGCCAAGGGCCACCCCGAGAGGGTCTTCTCGGTAAGGATCCCCCAGGGCTGAgccctggggtccccagcaACCCGAGGGAGGGTGGGGTGGCCTCCAGGGGCAGGGGTGCACTTCCCACCTCCAGGAAAAGCACCACCCGAGGGATGCAGCGCTGTTGTAACAGGTGGGAAAACGGAGGCACAAGGTGGGGCCTTGGTGCTTCCTGGTGTCCCCAAACTGTTCCCCCCACAGGTCACCCACATCAAGACCATCAAGCGGGAGGACGAGCTCATCGAGATCCAGTCAGACACCGGGACATGGTACCGGCGCTGGCTGGTCCGATGCCTCAACCTGTCCCAACAGGTGTggccagagctgcccaggggtccctgtgccccaTGTGCCCCATGTGCCCCCTGTCACCTCCCATGTCCCTGTCATGTCCCTTGTCCCTCCGCAGGTCTGGAGCAACTTCCAGCAGTGCTTCGTGCCTGAGTACCGGCGGGTGACACTAATGATGATGGCGGTGTGGTTCACCATGTCTTTCAGGTGCTGCGGGGTGGGACCGGGATGGAACTggcagcactgggctgggactgggatggacggcactggatgggatgggatgggaccaGGTTAGGAAGGGATGGAGCTAGGCGGCACTgggcagggact contains the following coding sequences:
- the SV2A gene encoding synaptic vesicle glycoprotein 2A, with the translated sequence MDESFRDRTAFIRGAKDIAKEVKKHAAKKVSRGMDRVQDEYTRRSYSRFEEEEDDEDYAPQDGYYRGGEGANEEEGVSSDATEGHDEEDEIYEGEYQGIPRQESLKGGERLGAAAAAGAFDDSEGQRRKDREELAQQYELILQECGHGRFQWTLYFVLGLALMADGVEVFVVGFVLPSAEKDMCLSDSNKGMLGLIVYLGMMVGAFVWGGLADRLGRRQCLLISLSVNSVFAFFSSFVQGYGTFLFCRLLSGVGIGGSIPIVFSYFSEFLAQEKRGEHLSWLCMFWMIGGIYASAMAWAIIPHYGWSFQMGSAYQFHSWRVFVLVCAFPSVFAIGALTTMPESPRFYLENGKHDEAWMVLKQVHDTNMRAKGHPERVFSVTHIKTIKREDELIEIQSDTGTWYRRWLVRCLNLSQQVWSNFQQCFVPEYRRVTLMMMAVWFTMSFSYYGLTVWFPDMIKHLQSIEYASRTKLFTREKVRHFTFNFTLENQVHRGGEYFNDKFIGLKMKSVTFEDSLFEECYFEDITSSNTFFKNCTFISTVFYNTDLFEYKFINSRVVNSTFLHNKEGCQLDFSDDNNAYMIYFVSFLGTLAVLPGNIVSALLMDKIGRLRMLAGSSVMSCVSCFFLSFGNSESAMIALLCLFGGVSIASWNALDVLTVELYPSDKRTTAFGFLNALCKLAAVLGISIFTSFVGITKAVPILLASAALALGSSLALKLPETRGQVLQ